Within Xiphophorus hellerii strain 12219 chromosome 10, Xiphophorus_hellerii-4.1, whole genome shotgun sequence, the genomic segment GCAAAGCTAGCAGCtacaggaagttagaaaagtttaaaacttcCATGACTGAATGCTTTAAAAGCTGTcagattatttatgtttcatcTAAAATTCTGGTATTTGGCAACAATTTCAGCAGATGTTTAGCAGGATGGATTAGTttgaaaaaagctaaattaataACTTAGTAGAATTGCCATTAAGCATGAATTATTTTCTGATCAAATTTAGTTTGTAGTTTATaggtaaattatatttttctgcatACCATAATTTCAAATAGACTAGAGAGGCTGATATTCTGTCACTGAAATGTTAATTAGATAAGTTAGCTTAGAACTATGTTAGCacctcttttttaaaatagtttatgacaataaaagtaaaaaagttatttacattttttaaatgttgctaaaaGTTAGTGTCCTAAACTGACTGACCATggcagcttgtttgttttttaaaatcagatcagTGTGTTGATTTCCTCtgataaagttgttttttgaaGTGCTGCCTGCATTATTTAATGCTGTCAAATCAAACATCAAATCACTGAACTGCATAAGGAAAATCATCTCTTTGGGATTGTTTTCaaacagtaaatgtaattatattctTATAAAAAAGTGttaatgtgaataaaaacagttagaagatcaaacaagaaagaaacagaCATGCAGGGCAGGGATTTATCAACAGAACACATCGATATCGTCATGAGTCTCTTGTACGATAAcgaatatttcaataaattagtCTTTATGTCGTTTATGCCGGTTTTAGCTCATGGTTGCCACAGAAATagcacaaaatgtttcatttcttacTAATTCCGTTTGTCCACCCAATGAGAATCTGACTATGTGGAATTTTATTGGGTCTAAAAAAAAACGGATTTAAcaggaaattaaacatttttgtaccTGGGTCAACACCGAGACGTCTAAAAGAGTAGCGTTCACGTCAGctaattcaataaaatataaaaccgATACGAAACAAAGCTGTGAAACCCAAGCTTAATACGAAGGGGATTCGCCTGTTTGCCGTGAGCTAGCGCGGATAGCTCGCGTCGACAGCGACCGCAGTGCTGTTCTTGAGCTTTCTATCCCCACCAGGTTTTAACTTACTCCGGTTCTCCATCCGCTATTATCTAAACACGACGAAAGACAACTGGAAATCACACACTTACCGCTCCAGGTCATCCTGAGCGCGGATCACGGGCTCTGTTTCTACCGGCATATCGATATCAACAGCTGCCATCTTTTCTGGAAAATGCGAAGCAAGGGAGGACTGCAGCGAGATGACGTCACATCcgcttttggttttcttttatggGTCAATGGAAACTAGGCCACTGGTTCAGATTGTCTTATATAACTGGCCGCAGCAGGTCGAATGGACATGTGTTTGAAAATCTAGGTTAGTTTTCTActttataaatgtaatttaaacgTGAAATGTGTTACATCTTTCAATAAAACGATAATAATCAGCAGTTATAAGAACGTTTAgtctcagtttttttgttttttttggagcACTCAGCCATATTTTACAGTTGTGCttttaatgtattgttttaaGCGACATATAAACTTAAAATCTCAACGCATATTATCAAAGGAAATCCTTATAGGTACCGcagaaaatgtttataatttgtACAACTCCAATTCTTTAAGTCTGTTGTGGAGAGTAATCTCTTCTGCCATCGTTATTTGAGTTAAtttcaaatatactttattgatcccaaagggaaaataaatgttgttgtacCTCATAATATCCAtggttcttcaaagagttgttgtagaTGATGAAAGCTGTGGGCAGTAGCAGTCTGTATTCTGACCAAACCTCTGATTTAAGACAAACTGCTGCTGTATAACAATCTATAGGTtatctgtaatttattttatatattttaaagaatccCTCTTTGCAGAATAATAACCCGTTCCAGAGTAGCCGATGGTGGCAGAAGAGATTAcctgttggggcagcagcatcagacaAACAACATGATAAAGAAGAATGTTGTAATATATAAAAGTTATGTTCATTTTATTAGAATGGTGAATGCTCACTGAGACAGAATTATCTAGAAATTCctaaataaaacaactgaacGCATAGTTGTCAGTTCTTCTTTAAATAATGTCAGATTTAAAGGCATAAAGTCTCTCTAAAGCAGGTTAATGCACTATTACAACTTTTCAGTGAAggctaaaagaaaacactggtcaacagccaaaaaaaccaaaactgtctggggtttttcaactgttttagggtAATATTGAtgtgctgaatccaaaaatcacattggttttgctcaatcaggccaactttctgaactatggatGCAACACGAGGATCAAAATGCATGACCTGTTCTCACATCTGGATCGTTTTCCTGAGAATCTGGGATCAATGAGTGACAAGCAGGAGGAGAGAGACTCTACCAGGACAGAAAAGAAACGGAGATGTAATGTTCAATTTAAATATACTTACCCTCATTAGTGTTTCTCAATTTACAAaaatccaagtttgtaacatttaattaatacattctgtgagaaaactattttttcccctaaagtcttttttggatgagaagaCAATGTCATCAATTTAGTCAGAACATCAGATTTCtctaaaacaaattataataaaaaccCGACCTGATTGAGGAAAATGGATGCCATTTTTTGATTCAGCCGTGCGAAATAGTCCTAATTCAGTTAAAATAACATACACAACTtccaaattatatatatttttggaatCCAGTGAGATTAATGCAGGAAGCAGAATAATTTTCACCTCGTTTGTTTGACCTGAATCGCACTTTGAAACCAAATACCACAAGAGGACGCTGTTGACACAAAGTAACGTTATTCTAACGTGGTggttaaatacagaaaacaggACTAATGTTGAGCAACACGTTCACTGAATGCGTCATAATTATGCTGATTTGTAATAAGTTATTCAGTTTTAGTATCATGGATTTTAAAAAGCCCCACAGTAAACAAATTCAAACtacaaatcaaatgttttttaagcaAACAGGACAGATTTTAAGCTAAATCTGTCAtgaatggatgtaaaattaGACTAATTATGTACTGAGAATTCAAAATTGCATAGTTTTCCCCCTTATTGTTGTAATAACAAGTGTAGAAAATAGTGATACAAAATAGGATAAAAGAAGACAACTGCTTACAAAATAAGAGATATTTATAAGTTGATGTGGAATacattattaacatttttctagTCACATAATGATTTacattattgcaataaataaacagttacACTTCTGGTTAATCTTAGCAGGtggcatgaaaagaaaaagaatattgCTTAGTGAGTTTCAGCAGTCAAAGGgtagatttatatttataatgaaattagattgttttttaccctctaaacacaaaataaatctcatttaGATGTTTCTGATCAGCTCAGACAGAATTTGATCATTCGTAGTGCACAAACAGCATCACATAATTATTTTACCCTAAATGTCACctgtttaaacattaaaatgtttttccaaaggATCAAATGGCAGTTCAATATTGGCAAAATTAGAGAGATTATAAATAATGTGCtcttgtttttcccattttgtgtAGTGTCAAAGAGAAATATGCCTCTTTATGCTCCTCACGAAAGTAAGCAACATATTGATAAATCTATAAAGGCACATAAATACtgctttttatataaaaatgctgtaaatagGGCAACCTAAAGTGTAAACGTTAATAAATATACCAAACAATAActataactttatttaaaatcatcTCATTTTGTACATTAgatgttgtgtattttttccATTAGGTAGACGCTCATTCATTCATACTGTATAAGCATGGCGGCTGATTGTCACCGTTTTCACACTGATACAGACAGactaaaaaagacattttaaatctaacataaaacaaatgtacattaaatGAGCATAAAAAAGATGCAACTTTGTAAAGATACAAAATTTTCATCAGTGCAAAACtgcagatttctgttttaaatgtttaagtcgCTTATATTCTTATAATGTTTTATAGGACAATAATGAAACATAGAAACGATAAGCTTTGATTCCCTTATGAAAACTAAAGCTGCGAGTGTTTTCTCCAGAGTACGATTAGAAGTCTCTACAATGAAAGCATGTCTTCAAGCATTTAAACTCCTTGATGTCTTAGCTTGTTGTTGTCAGTAATGAAACTAAGTGATCATTATGGCTTGCAGAGAGGTCCAGACACACACTCGGCTGTTTGCTCGCCAGCAACGACTGACAGCTGATCCTTCCAGGAGCTCTGAATCCTCCATCAGTTGAGAATCCCGCTGCTCCGTTTGTATCTGCAGTGTTTTGGGTCACCTAGGCAGAACTGTGCTGAGAAAAGATGACCAAGCTAATCATTTCCACAAGTCCAGATTTGGTAAAGTTGTCCACTCCTCTCTCAGTTCTAACAGCTTGTGCTAATCGCTAATAAGGAGAGAAGATTATAGGAGCATGTGTGACCCTTAGCGGTCCCGGCGCAGGCCTGAAGAGTGTGGGGTTTATGATGGGGCCGGGGATGATGGCTGCGGGCCCCGGAGGCAGTCGTAGCGCCAGGGGCCCGGACGTCATGCTGCACAGTGCGGCTGGGCTGAACGGGCCGCTCAGGAGCCCTGCCGGCAGGGCTTTGGACAACTGCTTGTGCAGAGCCAGTTTGGTCTGAAagtaaaaacaggagaaatacTGACTATAAAGAAGACTGGTCAAAGTAGCACCTACGATatcagggtttcctccagagttttataagcctggcgggccaccaggctgtACTTGgacccccaccaggctaagaattgtttatttactttagttttttttttatccttccaGGCCGGCCGTATCAACGACAATCCAGCCAAATttgcgctatctgaaaaattccaacagtttctgaaaggggagacgttgtgttttccagacaatatGGGATTATTATGGTAATTTCACTCCCGCcgtagcaggaagtgaaattaatctgaggggcgctcttttaatagacggtaaattgcaaaaataacttggtagatattgaaagttgcagttatggataaatgggcaaatatatttactcacagggcatttaaagaactttgtaaaattaaaataagcaaaaatatccaggtggAGATTTGAAATTTGGGTCATAAAGGGTTAAGGCAGTAATCAGAGCAGGAACAGAAACTTCACACAATCAGTAGCAAAGAGAAGTTTCAGTTTTCACAAGTAGATACTAATAAGAAAAGATATCTCAACTCTGTTGGACAGAAATAGGAACAAAACACCTTCAACCGACTAGTGTTAGCACTCTAGCACAGCttcctgaaacaggaagttagtAAAGTAACGGTTTaagattatataaaataaactgtataGAATTTGGTCATCCAGCAGCTGTTTAGGCGGATAATGATTTTAACAACTGTTGAGCAGTTTATACTGGAAACATGATGTTGTTTATGCAAGATGggaaaattcaaattcagaagcTACAGCCGTATTAATGTGAAACTGAGATACAGAAACATACATTTATATGTAATTTGTCTTCAGGTGCTGATACTGCAGTGAAGCGTCACTGCAAAAATGCTACATaaattttttgtctagtttatagtgcaaatatctttgtacacctgaaatgagacaaaatttacaagcaacttttcagcataTAGGCGctggttttaagtcaataattccttaatattgatcaaaaggtattatttcacttataacacgAATTGTTTTCCATGTTGGAAAAACTCATATTCCATATTGTTTTCTAGAaagtgaagtaatctgccagtgaaactttCCAAACTCCAAAAACTAACAGTATTATTTGGATCAATATCTTTGAAAGTATAAGtaagaataattaaatatatatttgatgcTATCTGGCAATAAAACTCTACTGCCTACTGTAACCAGAGCCTTGAAGAAGCATATTTAATCAATTACAAGTCCTTTTTTCAAGTAGTATTCAtgtttgtgggtttttaaaTGGAGGTAAATTCAGGTCCAGTCAAAAGGTCTAATGCTAATAAAGCTGGGAAACAATTTTAAATGAtcagaatttttatttctattgtaAATACCACAAAACATTGTGATAATGTTTTTAGTCCATACAAGGGCTGCAGTTTTGGAgatatatctgtgtgtgtgtgtgtgtgtgtgagactcTCACCGCTAAGACAGCATTGGGGTGAAGTTTATTATAGGGGGTGAACTTTGCTTTGACAGGCTTCCCAGCCAAACGCTCTTTGTGTCTCCTGCTATTTGTgtgctaaaaaagaaaagacacatGAAACAAACACAGATCCAACTAACTATACAGCCAACAAACACCAAGTACAAGATAAGAAATACAAAACTGTCcttcttttagtttttcctctAGCTGTAAACGGTTCATGACATTGTGAAATGTTCcaaataaaagtcaaacatgTCTCCGTATACCTGCTTCAGCTGCGTCTCTGAGTTAACAGACACTTGGCACAGTTCACAGTGAAATGCTTGGTTGGTTACACCAACAACCGTTCTGCTCTTGCTCCCCATCCGTTGCTTCATTCgactttttggtctgggagttGATGTCACCTTGACCCTGCGATGCGATTGGCTGTTGTTCTGACCGTCCAGCATCTGTTTGTGCTTAGAGCCTGATTCGACCAATCAGAGGAGAGGTAAAAGGTCAATGCAGGTTTGAACGGTTTAGGCCAGAggagtcaaactcattttcattttgggccaaatcaacaTCTTGAATGTCCTCAAATGGTTCTGGCAGAATGTATCAATAAAACTActcattaataaaatattaataaatatgttttattaataaatagctgccTCTCCATTCAATGAGTacttacaaaaaaataagtacTCATTGTACATTCGatgaaaagtacaagtcagGTGTATTAGAGTCATGCTAGATAGAAAAACAGTACTAAACTCAAATATTGAGATAAATCTCAGAAAAAACTTGCTAATTCTgaacttaaaaattaaaaaaatgactgaaaaaaatcagaaattctgagattaatttcagaaattttagaGAAAATTTGTTTGCCATACAGAAGTCgaaaagatttgatttttttgtacattttctgagtttcaaaatcaaagattttttgacttttgaaactcaaacatttccaagatttttttttctaatttctaagattcatctcaaaatttcagagtttttgtcTTGCACAGCTATAATCCTGAAGGCTCTTTTTATGCAGCTTTCTaaagtctagagggccacataaatagTTGTAgggggccggatttggcccccgggtCGTGAGTTTGACACATGCTTTACAAGCAGTAAAAGTGGAAGTGAATACCGCTGCAGTGAGACTCCAGCTGGGAGTTGGAGTTGACCGTCACTTTGCAGGTCAGACAGTGAAGaggctttttgttgtttttggccTCTTTAGCCTCTTTCCCCTctgctgcctcctctcctcctgctgcGGCGCTTCCCTGAGGATCAGGGTCTGATGCCGAACCGCTGGCCGCGTCGCTGCCGTCTGCTTGTGGGGCGTCTGAAGGAAGGTCGGAAAGCTGGGAGCCGTCGGAGGCTTGGAGGGTCTGCTGAGCAGAGGAGGGTGAGGAGGAGTCTGAGCATGAAGGCATGGAGGAAGGAGAGGCGCTCTGCGAGTTCTCCTGGCTGTTTTCAGGTTGGGGTGAGGCGTTTGGGTCTGTGGACAGATGGTCAATGCAAGCTTTTTACTTCCAGCCATTTTCATAAATCTTCCCCCACGTTGTCGACAGAAGCCAAGAACGTCCAAACACACAATTTTACGTAACAGCTGGATTTTCTGTTGTTGTAAGATAATGAGTGAGTTTTATCTCATTATCTTGacgacaaaaataaacttttcctgataatcatctttgttt encodes:
- the LOC116726724 gene encoding zinc finger protein 385B-like isoform X1 encodes the protein MDSDSRGAPQQTHSDIMKRPKKNEWMDTKSKEGQEEDEEENERVRRVRVGFKVKRERRQGSSSATMCQVCNIRLNSSAQAQIHYRGKTHQRRLRRLAKAVSAGALSQNQVHPLLGSLPLPGRPLQPQTHARLEHFLPLRVNGSSPLSLFPNFNTMDPVQKAVINHTFGVSQPKKKPIISCNICHLRFNSTTQAEAHYKGHKHARKLKAMETQKNRQKNGPGQPSAGKDRVTETAMMEGETVQIDAQLKDKTDPNASPQPENSQENSQSASPSSMPSCSDSSSPSSAQQTLQASDGSQLSDLPSDAPQADGSDAASGSASDPDPQGSAAAGGEEAAEGKEAKEAKNNKKPLHCLTCKVTVNSNSQLESHCSGSKHKQMLDGQNNSQSHRRVKVTSTPRPKSRMKQRMGSKSRTVVGVTNQAFHCELCQVSVNSETQLKQHTNSRRHKERLAGKPVKAKFTPYNKLHPNAVLATKLALHKQLSKALPAGLLSGPFSPAALCSMTSGPLALRLPPGPAAIIPGPIINPTLFRPAPGPLRVTHAPIIFSPY
- the LOC116726724 gene encoding zinc finger protein 385C-like isoform X3, which translates into the protein MDSDSRGAPQQTHSDIMKRPKKNEWMDTKSKEGQEEDEEENERVRRVRVGFKVKRERRQGSSSATMCQVCNIRLNSSAQAQIHYRGKTHQRRLRRLAKAVSAGALSQNQVHPLLGSLPLPGRPLQPQTHARLEHFLPLRVNGSSPLSLFPNFNTMDPVQKAVINHTFGVSQPKKKPIISCNICHLRFNSTTQAEAHYKGHKHARKLKAMETQKNRQKNGPGQPSAGKDRVTETAMMEGETVQIDAQLKDKTDPNASPQPENSQENSQSASPSSMPSCSDSSSPSSAQQTLQASDGSQLSDLPSDAPQADGSDAASGSASDPDPQGSAAAGGEEAAEGKEAKEAKNNKKPLHCLTCKVTVNSNSQLESHCSGSKHKQMLDGQNNSQSHRRVKVTSTPRPKSRMKQRMGSKSRTVVGVTNQAFHCELCQVSVNSETQLKQTKLALHKQLSKALPAGLLSGPFSPAALCSMTSGPLALRLPPGPAAIIPGPIINPTLFRPAPGPLRVTHAPIIFSPY
- the LOC116726724 gene encoding zinc finger protein 385B-like isoform X2, which translates into the protein MPLLREHTFVPKPPVCSSPAYGQTFQEVSLMATGFRRSGRIKSLQGRGICFVLILKDIMKRPKKNEWMDTKSKEGQEEDEEENERVRRVRVGFKVKRERRQGSSSATMCQVCNIRLNSSAQAQIHYRGKTHQRRLRRLAKAVSAGALSQNQVHPLLGSLPLPGRPLQPQTHARLEHFLPLRVNGSSPLSLFPNFNTMDPVQKAVINHTFGVSQPKKKPIISCNICHLRFNSTTQAEAHYKGHKHARKLKAMETQKNRQKNGPGQPSAGKDRVTETAMMEGETVQIDAQLKDKTDPNASPQPENSQENSQSASPSSMPSCSDSSSPSSAQQTLQASDGSQLSDLPSDAPQADGSDAASGSASDPDPQGSAAAGGEEAAEGKEAKEAKNNKKPLHCLTCKVTVNSNSQLESHCSGSKHKQMLDGQNNSQSHRRVKVTSTPRPKSRMKQRMGSKSRTVVGVTNQAFHCELCQVSVNSETQLKQHTNSRRHKERLAGKPVKAKFTPYNKLHPNAVLATKLALHKQLSKALPAGLLSGPFSPAALCSMTSGPLALRLPPGPAAIIPGPIINPTLFRPAPGPLRVTHAPIIFSPY
- the LOC116726724 gene encoding zinc finger protein 385C-like isoform X4, which codes for MLLGALSQNQVHPLLGSLPLPGRPLQPQTHARLEHFLPLRVNGSSPLSLFPNFNTMDPVQKAVINHTFGVSQPKKKPIISCNICHLRFNSTTQAEAHYKGHKHARKLKAMETQKNRQKNGPGQPSAGKDRVTETAMMEGETVQIDAQLKDKTDPNASPQPENSQENSQSASPSSMPSCSDSSSPSSAQQTLQASDGSQLSDLPSDAPQADGSDAASGSASDPDPQGSAAAGGEEAAEGKEAKEAKNNKKPLHCLTCKVTVNSNSQLESHCSGSKHKQMLDGQNNSQSHRRVKVTSTPRPKSRMKQRMGSKSRTVVGVTNQAFHCELCQVSVNSETQLKQHTNSRRHKERLAGKPVKAKFTPYNKLHPNAVLATKLALHKQLSKALPAGLLSGPFSPAALCSMTSGPLALRLPPGPAAIIPGPIINPTLFRPAPGPLRVTHAPIIFSPY